AAATCGCATTTGCAGGCGTAGTGAATATCGAGCGTGGGGACAGCCGGTGCCGGATTCAGGATCACGTTGATCTGATGCTGGCGGGCAAAATCGATGGCGTAATAGACCGTCTCCAGCGGGATCTCCAGCTGCAGGATGATCAGTTCACAGGCTTTCAGCGCCTCTGCCGCGTCGTCGATATCGGCGGGTTTCAGCTGCTGGTTGGCGCCTTTGATAATCAGAATGCGGTTCTGCGACTGGTCATCGACAAAAATCGGTGCCACGCCGCTGGAGGTGCCCGGTGCGGTGGTGACAAAGCGCGTGTCCACGCCCTGCTGCTGTAAATTAGCCACGGTGTTGGGGGCAAAGAGATCGTCGCCGACCTTGCTGACCATCATCACCCTGCCACCCATTTTCGCCGCCGCAACCGCCTGGTTAGCGCCTTTACCGCCGCAGCCAATGGCAAAGTCGGGTGCTTCAAGGGTTTCGCCCGCTTTCGGCAGGCTGTTGGTATAGGTAATCAGATCGACCATATTTGAGCCGATGACCGCAATTGTCATGAAAAATCTCCCGGATGTTTTTCACACTTTAAATGTTATTAAAGTAACAATAACCTTTCTTAAAGGTTAAATATGTGACAAAAACCACATCCTGAAGCGGCGAGCACTGGCGGGAAACGGCATGGGCGGGGATTTAAAGTGTTACTATTATAACAAGATAACATCATGGACCGTGGCGGCTGAGAGAAAGGATCGCCTGTAGAGATGGGGCGGGATCACCGCACGGTGGAGGTTTGCGGCCTTTACAGATTGCGGGTAAGATTGACTGCCAGCCTGGCGGATGAGACGCAACTCATTCAAATCTGTGAGGTTTGTCGCGTATTGACGTCGATTCCGGCGTTCTTGCTCCGCACTGCAGGATAGGTAACAGAGAAATGACCATGGAAACCCGGCGCGACGAACGCATTCACAAGCTGACGCAGGCGCTGAAACGCACCGACAAACTGCATCTGAAAGATGCGGCCCAGCTGCTGGGTGTCTCAGAGATGACGGTTCGCCGTGATTTAACCGAGCCAGGTTCCAGCGTGGTCCTGCTGGGTGGCTATATCGTCAGCGACCCGAAAAGTCATGCCGGCCACTATTTTGTCAGCGATCAGCATGGGCAGAATGCCGCCAGAAAGCAGCGCCTGGCGCAGGCGGCGGCCAGCCTGATCACCGAGAACGATACGGTCTTCTTCGATTGCGGCACCACCCTGCCCTATATCGTTGATGCTATCCCTGACACGCTGTCATTCACCGCCATCTGCTGCGCCATGAATACCTTTCTGACCCTGAAAGAGAAACCGGCCTGTAACGTCATCCTCAGCGGCGGTGAGTTTCATGCCGACAATGCGCTGTTTACGCCGATTGGCGTGCATACCATCCTTGACGATCTCTGTCCGACGCTGGCCTTTATCTCGGCGGCGGGCATCGACAAAGATCAGGGGGCGACCTGCTACAACACCAATGAACTGATGATGAAACATCACGCCATGCTGCGCGCCCGAAAGTCGGTGCTGGTGGCGGACAGCAGTAAATATGGCAAAGTGCTGCCCGCCCGTATCGCCGGGCTGCAGCGCTTTGATCTGCTGGTGAGTGACAGCGCGCCCGATCAGGCGTTGCAGACCTGGCTGGCACAGCAGGCGATACCGCTGCGCCTGCCCTGAGGCCTGCCTTTGCCCGAGTGTCTGGCCCTGCCAGCGATTGAGCGCGGAAATCAGACAGTTATCCCACATAGTGTCCGGCATCACGTCCTTCAGGGCATTATTCGCCGCCCCCCGGCTGGGATTAAACGGTGAAAAAGGCTAAACTTCGACATCATTCCAACGACCAACAGACCCAGAGGCTCAACCCAACGTGGCTCAATTCGTCTATAGCATGCATCGCGTCGGCAAAGTGGTTCCGCCGAAGCGACATATCCTGAAAAACATCTCCCTCAGCTTCTTCCCTGGCGCAAAAATCGGCGTACTCGGTCTGAATGGCGCGGGTAAATCTACCCTGCTGCGCATCATGGCCGGCATCGATAAAGATATCGAAGGGGAAGCGCGTCCACAGCCAGGCATCAAGATTGGCTACCTGCCGCAGGAGCCGCAGCTTAACCTTGAACACACCGTGCGTGAGTCGGTTGAAGAAGCGCTGTCAGAAGTGGTTGGCGCACTGAAGCGTCTCGACGAAGTCTATGCGCTTTATGCCGAAGAGGGTGCAGATTTCGACAAGCTGGCCGCTGAGCAGGGCCGTCTGGAAGAAATCATCCAGGCGCATGATGGTCACAACCTGAATACTCAGCTGGAACGTGCTGCCGATGCGCTGCGCCTGCCAGACTGGGACGCAAAAATCGCTACCCTTTCTGGTGGTGAACGTCGCCGCGTTGCCCTGTGCCGTCTGCTGCTGGAAAAACCAGACATGCTGCTGCTGGACGAACCGACGAACCACCTGGACGCCGAATCTGTCGCCTGGCTGGAGCGCTTCCTGCATGACTTCGAAGGCACCGTCGTGGCGATTACGCATGACCGTTACTTCCTGGATAACGTGGCAGGCTGGATTCTGGAACTTGACCGCGGTGAGGGTATTCCGTGGGAAGGCAACTACTCCTCCTGGCTGGAGCAGAAAGATGCGCGTCTGGCGCAGGAAGCCTCTTCTGAAGCCGCTCGTCGTAAGTCGATTGAGAAAGAGCTGGAGTGGGTTCGCAAAGGACCAAAAGGCCAGCAGTCTAAAGGCAAAGCCCGTCTGGCACGCTTTGAAGAGCTGAACAACACGGACTACCAGAAGCGTAACGAAACCAACGAACTGTTCATTCCACCAGGTGCCCGTCTGGGTGACAAAGTGCTGGAAGTCAGCAATCTGCGTAAGTCCTATGGCGACCGTGTATTGATTGACGATCTCTCGTTCTCGGTGCCAAAAGGCGCGATTGTCGGGATTATCGGTCCGAACGGCGCGGGTAAATCGACGCTGTTCCGCATAATGTCAGGTCAGGAACAGCCTGACTCCGGCAGCATCGTGCTGGGTGAGACCGTTAAGCTGGCCTCAGTCGATCAGTTCCGCGACAGCATGGATAATTCCAAAACCGTGTGGGAAGAAGTTTCCGGCGGTCAGGACATCATGCGTATCGGCAACACCGAGATGCCAAGCCGCGCCTATGTTGGCCGCTTTAACTTTAAAGGCGTCGATCAGGGCAAACGCGTGGGCGAACTGTCAGGTGGTGAGCGTGGTCGTCTGCACCTCGCGAAGCTGCTGCAGGTTGGCGGCAACATGCTGCTGCTCGATGAGCCAACCAACGACCTGGACATTGAAACCCTGCGCGCGCTGGAAAACGCCCTGCTGGAGTTCCCGGGCTGTGCGATGGTGATCTCGCATGACCGCTGGTTCCTGGACCGTATCGCGACGCACATTCTGGATTACCAGGATGAAGGCAATATCGAATTCTTCGAAGGTAACTTTACCGAATATGAAGAGTACAAGAAGCGTACCCTCGGCGCCGACGCGCTGGAGCCGAAACGCATCAAGTACAAGCGTATGACGAAGTAATCGTGTCAGAGGAGGCTCAGGCCTCCTCTCACTTCACCTGTTACGTTTTGAGGTCTGAACGCAATGAAGAAAAAAGCTGATCGGCCAGTAGCTAAAAAAGCGGAAGCGATTTATGAAGCGACTAAAGTCGCGAACTTTGCCGCAAGTTCACTGCTTGAAGGGATACGTATCTCGACAGATGCTGAATTTTCGACCCTGGAACAGGTTCGACGCCGCTATAAGCAGTAACAGGAGCCGAACGTGAATCGTTATCTTGTCTGGCGAGATCACTACTGCTATCCCGATTCAGATGTTCTGATGAATCGTTACGATATCCGCGATCAAACCCTGCTCGATCAGGCTGAGCGTGATGTTACCGCGCTGACCATTTACACCATTAAGCTCTCTCATCCCCCGTTTTCTCTCCAGTCTCTGTGCCACATTCATTACTGCCTGTTTAACGAGCTATATAGCTGGGCGGGAAAAGTGCGCGATATCTCAATCAGCAAAGGACAGACCCGATTTTGCCAGCCGACTTTTATTGTGAGTGAAGCGGAGAAATTATTTGCAAAACTGGCCTGCGAAAGATGGCTGAAGCAGGCTGACCATGAATCTTTTTGTCATCAGGTTGCCTGGTATTACTGCGAGTTCAACATTCTCCATCCCTTTCGGGAAGGAAATGGTCGGGCATTACGCATTCTGTTCGAACATATTATTCTTAATGCGGGCTATCAGGTGAGCTGGGAAGGCCTGAGCGCCAGCGACTGGTTAGCGGCAAATATTGCGGGTTACCAGAGTGGCCCGGAAAAAATGGCGGCACTGTTCCTGCGCCACATTGTGCCGCTCAGCGATAAAACTCCCGGAATACCGGTGACTGCAGGGCGAACTCAATAAAGCGCGCCAGCGCAGGCGAATTGAGTTTACGGCCTGGATAAACCAGCCACAGCTCATTCCCCTCGATCTCCCATTCCGGCAGCACCGGCACCAGCCGGGGATCCGCCATCGCCCCATCGGTCAGAAAGTGCGGCAGCAGGGTAATGCCCGCATCGCCCAGCGCAGATTCGCGTGCATAGAGTAAATTGTCGGTCAGATGGCCTGGCGGCAGCAGCCAGCGGTAGAACTCGTCATCGCGCTGCAACACCCATTCATTCCAGGCGCGATGCGCAATACAGCGGTGGGCCGAGAGCTGATGTGGATGAAGCAAGGGTGGATGCTGATTAAGATAGTGCTGTGAAGCGACCAGCAGTCGCGGGCAGTTGCCTATCCGGCGGCCAATCAGCGAGGACTCCTGCGGCTGACCGGTGCGCAGCGCCACATCGAAGCCCTCCTGCACCAGATCGCGCATCTCATCGGAGATCGAGACATCCAGCGTCACATCAGGATAGAGGCGTAAAAACTCCGCGTTACAGCGCGCCAGCAGCGTCGCGCCGATCCCTGCCGGGCTGGTGATGCGCAGACGCCCGCTGGGGTTTTCCCGCAGGCTGGCAATCGCCTGATCGGCGCGTTCACTGGCCTGCATCATCTCCTGACAATGCAGCAGATAGCGCTCCCCGGCAAAGGTCAGGTTAAGCTGGCGGGTGGTGCGGTTCAGCAGACGAATCCCCAGCCGCTGTTCCAGCTGGCTGATGCGCTGACTGACACTCGATTTGGGCAGACCTGCGCGTTCCGCCGCACCGGTAAAGCTGCCGCACTCCGCCACCAGCGCAAACAGCGCCATATCCTGCCACTGACGAAATGCCATTGTTCACCTCAGACGAACACTCTATGAAAGATTGTCCATCTTATCACCAGTAAAATCAGGTTCTACACTTAAGTCACTTACAAAGGAGAACCTTTATGTCTATTCGCGCTATCGCAGTTAATCCGGAAAACCCTGAAAACTTCACCGAAATTTTCCCTGAAACCCCAACGCCAGGTGAGTATGACCTGCGGGTTGAAGTCAAAGCCGCATCGGTCAACCCGGTCGATACCAAGGTTCACAAAGGGGCGAAGAAGAATGGCTTACAGCAGCCACGCATCCTCGGCTGGGATGCCAGCGGCGTCGTGCTGGAAGTGGGCAGCTCAGTCAGCAACTTTAAGCCTGGCGATGAAGTCTTCTATGCGGGTGACCTGACGCGTCCCGGCAGTAACAGCACCGAGCAACTGGTGGATTCACGCATCACCGGTCACAAGCCTGAGAGCCTGGACTGGGCGCAGTCAGCCGCGATCCCGCTGACGGCCCTGACCGCCTGGGAAGGATTGTTTGAGCGACTGAATCTTGAGACGGCAACGGAAGATCAGACCCTGCTGATCGTCGGCGGCGCGGGTGGTGTCGGATCGCTGGCGATCCCACTGGCGAAGCTGCGCAGCAAAGTGAAGATCATTGCGACGGCCTCGCGTGAAGATTCCGCCCAGTGGTGCCGCGATCGCGGAGCCGATCTGGTGATCAACTACAAAGATATGATCGGTGAGCTGGAAAAACAGGGCATTAAGCAGGTCGATTATATCTTCTGCCTGAATGATACCGATGGTCACTGGGAGACGATGGCGAAGCTGATTGCCCCACAAGGCCATATCTGCACCATCGTGGAAAACGAACATCCGCTGTCGATGGATCAGCTGAAGCTGAAGAGTGCTGCCCTGCACTTCGAGCTGATGTATACCCGCAGCATGTTCAACACGCCGGATATGGCGCGTCAGGGCGAGATTCTGGATGCGGTATCGGCGTTGCTGGATGAAGGTAAGCTGCAAACCACACTGAGCGAGACGCTGCACGGTCTGAGCGTTGAGACCTTAACCGCCGCCCATCAGCGCGTGCTGGAAGGCCACATGCGCGGCAAAGTGGTGATGGTCTATTAATGCACTGACCCGGCTGCCATCCGGCAGACCGGGTCACAGCATGCTTTACGGCTGGGCGTTTTTCTCGCCCAGCATCGCTTTGACCAGCTCAATGCAGCGCAGGAAACGCGCGTCATAATCATCTTCCTGCACGTGCAGGAATTCGATGTTGTTTTCACGCAGCATCGTCACCAGCATCGACTGAAACTCCCGTCGATCCACTGAACTGCCCAGGCTGCGCAATCCATCCGCGACCCAGGGCACGTTGTTCTCCAGCAGAATCACCAGATCAAAACGATATTCATCGATCAGGGCCTGCACAAAGGGGTGTTCACGCCCTTCATACTTGAGACAAAACGCCTGCGTAGTCACAAAGTCGGTGTCGATAAACGCCACTTTATTGGCATATTTGACGGCGAAATCGATGTACTGCGCCTGACCCAGCGCGATCTTGTCGTAATCAGAATATTGCAGCGCCATTTCGTCACCGCCCAGGTGGGAGAAGACATAGTCGCGGCCATATTCCCAGGCACTGGTGGTGTTGAAGATGTTGGCGAGTTTATTCACCAGCGTCGATTTACCGCTCGATTCTCCGCCGAGGATCGCCACGGTGCGCACAAAGAACGGTTTCACTTCAGTGGGAATGTAATCCCAGAAGCGGAACGGATCCTGACGAATCTGCGCGCCGCTGATGCTCATAAAGGATCGGCTGGGATCGACCAGCACGGTCTGAATGCCAAGATGCTGCTGATACATCTCCGCATCCGGCGCTTCGCTGGTGTAGATGCAGTCCGGTGCAATGCCGTGCTCACTGAGAAACGCGCTGACGCCTTTACTCCAGACATCCCAGCCATGCGGATAGGGCTCGATCCCCTCTTCATCAAAGGCGTGAATGCGGATATTTTTCTGATATTTAAAGGTCTGCAGCAGCCAGCGCAGGCGATCGCTGACCGTGGGCTGCTGTGACATCGCGCTGTTCTCAAACAGTTCGCGATCGCGCGGCTCGTCATAACCCATGATGATATGCAGCTCATCGACCTGGCTACAGGCGCGCTGAATCAGATAGATATGGCCGGTGTGCAGCGGATAGAATTTACCAAAGACCACGCCCACCGTTTTATCGCGGCGCGGAAACTCCAGTCCCAGAAACCGGTGCAGTGCCTCCAGCTTTTGCGCGCTGGGGCTTTTAATTTTGGCATTGAGCAACTGGCTCAGATAGCCTTTGGTCATGCCGCTGGCATCAGCGACCTGTTGCAGCGTATGGCCCTGCTGGCGGATAGCCGTTTTCAGATAATCAAACGACGACATGTCGTGCCTCCTGCATCAATGCGGTTAAGGTGGGCGCGGCCTGCCCGCGACTCAGGCAGACAGGCCGCAGACGCATTACAGATCGTCCAGAATCGCCAGCGCATCGGCCAGCTTCTTCGCGCTGAAAACCTGCATCCCGGCAATCGGTTTTTTCGGTGCATTTCCTGCCGGTACAATGGCGCGTTTGAAGCCATGCTTCGCGGCTTCAGAGATGCGCTCCTGACCGCTGGGCACCGGACGGATCTCACCGGCCAGCCCCACTTCGCCGAAGATCACCAGATCCTGCGGCAACGGACGATCGCGCAGGCTCGATACCATCGACAGCATCAGCGCCAGATCCGCACTGGTTTCGGTAACTTTAACGCCGCCGACCACGTTGACGAACACATCCTGGTCCGCCATCTGCAATCCGCCGTGACGATGTAAAACGGCCAGCAGAATCGCCAGGCGGTTCTGCTCCAGACCCACCGCCACGCGGCGCGGATTGCCCATCATCGAGTGATCGACCAGCGCCTGAATCTCCACCAGCAGCGGACGCGTCCCCTCCCACAGCACCATAACCGAGCTGCCCGAGGTGACCTCTTCGCCACGCGACAGGAAGATAGCGGATGGGTTGCTGACTTCACGCATGCCCTGCTCGGTCATGGCAAAGACACCCAGCTCATTGACCGCGCCAAAGCGGTTCTTATGACTGCGCAGCGTGCGGAAGCGGGAATCGGCATCGCCATCCAGCAGGACTGAGCAGTCGATACAGTGCTCCAGCACCTTCGGCCCGGCCAGCGATCCATCTTTAGTGACGTGACCGACCATGATGATCGCCACACCGCGCGTTTTGGCGAAGCGCGTCAGGTAAGCGGCGGTTTCACGCACCTGAGCGACGCTGCCCGGCGATGACTGGATCTCCGCCATGTGCATCACCTGGATCGAGTCGATCACCATCAGTTGCGGCTGCTCCTGCTCGGCGATCAGGCAGATCTGCTCAATGCTGGTTTCCGACAGCATATTCACATTTTCGGTGGGTAATCCCAGACGATGGGCACGCATTGCCACCTGTTGCAGGGACTCTTCACCGGTGACGTAAAGGGTTTTCATGCCCTCTGACAACCGGCACATCACCTGCAGCAGCAGCGTGGATTTGCCCGCGCCAGGACTGCCGCCAATCAGAATGGCGCTGCCCGGCACCACCCCGCCGCCCAGTACCCGGTCAAACTCTTTGAAGCTGGTGGAGAAGCGCGGTAACGCCTCCAGGCTGATTTCAGAGAGCTTCTGCACCCGGCTGGTTCCGGCGCTGCCGGCATAGCCACTCAGACGCTCGTTACGCGCAGCGGCGGGCGAGGCGGCAATGCGCACCTCGGTGATGGTGTTCCAGGCGTGGCAGGCGCTGCATTGCCCCTGCCAGCGTGGGTAATCTGCGCCACATTCGTTACAGACAAATGCGCGTTTTGCCGCTTTGGCCAAATCAATACCTCAGTTAACGCTCTTCGTGGATCAGGCTGCCGGTGAGGATGCAGAACACCCCCATTAAATCGGCGTGGCGAATGGTGACCGCGGTCTGCTCATTCACCTTAGGTTTAGCATGGAACGCAATGCCCAGCGCTGAG
This genomic window from Pantoea sp. Lij88 contains:
- the rbsK gene encoding ribokinase → MTIAVIGSNMVDLITYTNSLPKAGETLEAPDFAIGCGGKGANQAVAAAKMGGRVMMVSKVGDDLFAPNTVANLQQQGVDTRFVTTAPGTSSGVAPIFVDDQSQNRILIIKGANQQLKPADIDDAAEALKACELIILQLEIPLETVYYAIDFARQHQINVILNPAPAVPTLDIHYACKCDFFMPNETELEILTGLPVSTDEEVILAGQSLLKRGLKNLIITLGGRGSVWMSGDQVHRVAATPVQAVDTSGAGDAFIGCFAYLLVKTGDVAAAMTQASAYAACSVTGRGTQCAYPDAGAFQRFLNRN
- the deoR gene encoding DNA-binding transcriptional repressor DeoR gives rise to the protein METRRDERIHKLTQALKRTDKLHLKDAAQLLGVSEMTVRRDLTEPGSSVVLLGGYIVSDPKSHAGHYFVSDQHGQNAARKQRLAQAAASLITENDTVFFDCGTTLPYIVDAIPDTLSFTAICCAMNTFLTLKEKPACNVILSGGEFHADNALFTPIGVHTILDDLCPTLAFISAAGIDKDQGATCYNTNELMMKHHAMLRARKSVLVADSSKYGKVLPARIAGLQRFDLLVSDSAPDQALQTWLAQQAIPLRLP
- the ettA gene encoding energy-dependent translational throttle protein EttA; the protein is MAQFVYSMHRVGKVVPPKRHILKNISLSFFPGAKIGVLGLNGAGKSTLLRIMAGIDKDIEGEARPQPGIKIGYLPQEPQLNLEHTVRESVEEALSEVVGALKRLDEVYALYAEEGADFDKLAAEQGRLEEIIQAHDGHNLNTQLERAADALRLPDWDAKIATLSGGERRRVALCRLLLEKPDMLLLDEPTNHLDAESVAWLERFLHDFEGTVVAITHDRYFLDNVAGWILELDRGEGIPWEGNYSSWLEQKDARLAQEASSEAARRKSIEKELEWVRKGPKGQQSKGKARLARFEELNNTDYQKRNETNELFIPPGARLGDKVLEVSNLRKSYGDRVLIDDLSFSVPKGAIVGIIGPNGAGKSTLFRIMSGQEQPDSGSIVLGETVKLASVDQFRDSMDNSKTVWEEVSGGQDIMRIGNTEMPSRAYVGRFNFKGVDQGKRVGELSGGERGRLHLAKLLQVGGNMLLLDEPTNDLDIETLRALENALLEFPGCAMVISHDRWFLDRIATHILDYQDEGNIEFFEGNFTEYEEYKKRTLGADALEPKRIKYKRMTK
- a CDS encoding YhfG family protein, encoding MKKKADRPVAKKAEAIYEATKVANFAASSLLEGIRISTDAEFSTLEQVRRRYKQ
- a CDS encoding Fic family protein, giving the protein MNRYLVWRDHYCYPDSDVLMNRYDIRDQTLLDQAERDVTALTIYTIKLSHPPFSLQSLCHIHYCLFNELYSWAGKVRDISISKGQTRFCQPTFIVSEAEKLFAKLACERWLKQADHESFCHQVAWYYCEFNILHPFREGNGRALRILFEHIILNAGYQVSWEGLSASDWLAANIAGYQSGPEKMAALFLRHIVPLSDKTPGIPVTAGRTQ
- a CDS encoding LysR family transcriptional regulator — encoded protein: MAFRQWQDMALFALVAECGSFTGAAERAGLPKSSVSQRISQLEQRLGIRLLNRTTRQLNLTFAGERYLLHCQEMMQASERADQAIASLRENPSGRLRITSPAGIGATLLARCNAEFLRLYPDVTLDVSISDEMRDLVQEGFDVALRTGQPQESSLIGRRIGNCPRLLVASQHYLNQHPPLLHPHQLSAHRCIAHRAWNEWVLQRDDEFYRWLLPPGHLTDNLLYARESALGDAGITLLPHFLTDGAMADPRLVPVLPEWEIEGNELWLVYPGRKLNSPALARFIEFALQSPVFREFYR
- a CDS encoding zinc-binding alcohol dehydrogenase family protein; amino-acid sequence: MSIRAIAVNPENPENFTEIFPETPTPGEYDLRVEVKAASVNPVDTKVHKGAKKNGLQQPRILGWDASGVVLEVGSSVSNFKPGDEVFYAGDLTRPGSNSTEQLVDSRITGHKPESLDWAQSAAIPLTALTAWEGLFERLNLETATEDQTLLIVGGAGGVGSLAIPLAKLRSKVKIIATASREDSAQWCRDRGADLVINYKDMIGELEKQGIKQVDYIFCLNDTDGHWETMAKLIAPQGHICTIVENEHPLSMDQLKLKSAALHFELMYTRSMFNTPDMARQGEILDAVSALLDEGKLQTTLSETLHGLSVETLTAAHQRVLEGHMRGKVVMVY
- the nadR gene encoding multifunctional transcriptional regulator/nicotinamide-nucleotide adenylyltransferase/ribosylnicotinamide kinase NadR, with protein sequence MSSFDYLKTAIRQQGHTLQQVADASGMTKGYLSQLLNAKIKSPSAQKLEALHRFLGLEFPRRDKTVGVVFGKFYPLHTGHIYLIQRACSQVDELHIIMGYDEPRDRELFENSAMSQQPTVSDRLRWLLQTFKYQKNIRIHAFDEEGIEPYPHGWDVWSKGVSAFLSEHGIAPDCIYTSEAPDAEMYQQHLGIQTVLVDPSRSFMSISGAQIRQDPFRFWDYIPTEVKPFFVRTVAILGGESSGKSTLVNKLANIFNTTSAWEYGRDYVFSHLGGDEMALQYSDYDKIALGQAQYIDFAVKYANKVAFIDTDFVTTQAFCLKYEGREHPFVQALIDEYRFDLVILLENNVPWVADGLRSLGSSVDRREFQSMLVTMLRENNIEFLHVQEDDYDARFLRCIELVKAMLGEKNAQP
- the radA gene encoding DNA repair protein RadA, which translates into the protein MAKAAKRAFVCNECGADYPRWQGQCSACHAWNTITEVRIAASPAAARNERLSGYAGSAGTSRVQKLSEISLEALPRFSTSFKEFDRVLGGGVVPGSAILIGGSPGAGKSTLLLQVMCRLSEGMKTLYVTGEESLQQVAMRAHRLGLPTENVNMLSETSIEQICLIAEQEQPQLMVIDSIQVMHMAEIQSSPGSVAQVRETAAYLTRFAKTRGVAIIMVGHVTKDGSLAGPKVLEHCIDCSVLLDGDADSRFRTLRSHKNRFGAVNELGVFAMTEQGMREVSNPSAIFLSRGEEVTSGSSVMVLWEGTRPLLVEIQALVDHSMMGNPRRVAVGLEQNRLAILLAVLHRHGGLQMADQDVFVNVVGGVKVTETSADLALMLSMVSSLRDRPLPQDLVIFGEVGLAGEIRPVPSGQERISEAAKHGFKRAIVPAGNAPKKPIAGMQVFSAKKLADALAILDDL